GCCGCGCCCATGATGACCGTTGCGACGCCGGCTTCTTCCAGCGCCCGCGCGGCAAGGCTCACCGTCTGATGGCAGACAGGACAATTGGGTACCAGGATCGCCGCGTCGGCGCGGTCCTCGCGGCAGTGCCGGACGATTTCCGGACAATCCGTCTCTATCGTCGTGCGATGGCTGCGATTGGTCGGCGCGCCGTGAAACCGCCGGGTGAGCGCGCCGATGCGGCCCTGCTTCAGCGCCCTCCGCATCGCCCCGAGCGGGAAATAGCTGCCCTGATCCTCGGCCGTCGTGTGGGCGCGATCTATGGCGATGTGCGAGATGCGCAGATCGTGATCCACGGCCGTGTCGCCGGAATAGACCTGGTAGAATTTCGCCGCCGCATTGTAGGGAGCGCCCGGTCCCTGGTCGCCCTTGTCCGGCTTATAGGGGGCGGCCGTGGTGATGAGCGCGATGCGGCATTCGCCGAGCGGCTTGGCGAGGGGCGTGAAAGGTACGTGCGCGTAATGCGCCCATTGATAGGGCGCGCCGTAACCCAGCGCCGAATAATAGCTGCGGGTCCTGGCGAGATAGGGAATGGGGATATCGCTCACCTCGGCGAAGCCGAAGACTTCTGTGCGCTCACCTGTTCGCAGGGCATCCGTCATGATAGGGACCTTGCCATTCTAGAGCAAATCCCGCCGAAGTTGAAGACTTTGGCGTCAAGGATTTGCTCCAGAATATTGATCTGGCGCGAATCCTTTTCGGCGAAGTGATTCCACTTCGCCGGGATGCGCGCTAAGCAAATCCCGCCAAAGTTGAAGACTTTGGCGTCAAGGATTTGCTCCAGAATATTGATCTGGCGCGGATCCTCTTCGGCGAAGTGATTCCACTTCGCCGGGATGCGCGCTAATGAGCGGGGCGCAAATGGCCAACGGTGAGAGGCTGAGGACTGTCGATGCGGGCATGGATGAAACGGTGGTCGCGCGGATCGACGCGCGGCTTGCCGATATAGCGCGCGATCATCAGGTGACGATACCGCTCGCGATCGAGAGCGGCAGCCGGGCCTGGGGCTTTCCCTCGCCCGACAGCGATTATGATTGCCGCTTCGTCTTCGTCCGGCCGATCCAGCATTACCTGTCCCTTTGGCAACGCCGCGACGTCATCGAGACGGAAATGGACGGTGTGCTCGATGTCAATGGCTGGGACCTCGGCAAGGCGCTCAAGCTTCTCTTGAAGGGCAATGCCGTCATCGTCGAATGGCTCAAATCGCCGATCGCCTATGGCGTCGATGCCGGCTTCCGCGACGCGTTCCTCAATCTCGCTCACGAAGTCGCCGACCGGCGTCTCATCGCCCGCCACTATCTGCATCTCGGTGAAGATCAGCGGCGCAAGCTTTTCGGCGACGGCCGGATCGTGGCGCAGAAGAAGATATTCTACGCGCTGCGGCCGGCCGCTGCGCTGCGCTGGCTGCGCCACCATCCGCAGGAGGCGGTAGCGCCGATGCATTTTCCGACTTTGCTGCACCATTGTGATGTGCCGCCTTCGGTGGTCGAGATCGTAGCCGAGCTCATGGTCCGCAAGGCGGTCACGCGCGAGCTGGGATCGGGACCGATGCCCGAGCCGGTCCTGACCTTCATCGATGCCGAGTACGAGGAGGCACGGAAAGTTTTTCCGCGTCTGCGTCACGACATAGAAC
This genomic stretch from Nordella sp. HKS 07 harbors:
- a CDS encoding DNA polymerase beta superfamily protein translates to MSGAQMANGERLRTVDAGMDETVVARIDARLADIARDHQVTIPLAIESGSRAWGFPSPDSDYDCRFVFVRPIQHYLSLWQRRDVIETEMDGVLDVNGWDLGKALKLLLKGNAVIVEWLKSPIAYGVDAGFRDAFLNLAHEVADRRLIARHYLHLGEDQRRKLFGDGRIVAQKKIFYALRPAAALRWLRHHPQEAVAPMHFPTLLHHCDVPPSVVEIVAELMVRKAVTRELGSGPMPEPVLTFIDAEYEEARKVFPRLRHDIEPERRERVEAFFQATIRG
- a CDS encoding glycine/sarcosine/betaine reductase selenoprotein B family protein; amino-acid sequence: MTDALRTGERTEVFGFAEVSDIPIPYLARTRSYYSALGYGAPYQWAHYAHVPFTPLAKPLGECRIALITTAAPYKPDKGDQGPGAPYNAAAKFYQVYSGDTAVDHDLRISHIAIDRAHTTAEDQGSYFPLGAMRRALKQGRIGALTRRFHGAPTNRSHRTTIETDCPEIVRHCREDRADAAILVPNCPVCHQTVSLAARALEEAGVATVIMGAAKDIVEYVGVPRFLFSDFPLGNSAGRPGDEASQDMTLDLAVQLLAAAPAARTTVQSPLRWSASAAWKLDYCNIDRLSPEEITRRRAAFDAQKAVAKALRQPD